From Cellulophaga lytica DSM 7489, a single genomic window includes:
- a CDS encoding BamA/OMP85 family outer membrane protein gives MEKLANNSTNTTKRTITFGSIITILFLFTNLIAYGQEASYEDGKKYILGGLEITGVKSYNEQTVITFTGLRVGQPITLPGEEISAVINKLWALELFSDINFYITDIKGEEVFLELNIVERPTLTDVTVYGVKKRKVADIINDTDLKKGKKITQSLINNTENYLKNKYKKQGYLNTKVNIATAVDTSETNAQKMVINIKKGEKVKISDITFDGNEEMSAKKLRKALKKTKKKKFYRFWKKSKYIEEDYKNDLTTLIEKYAESGYRDARVISDTITNVNENNIKINIKVEEGNKYYFGDIDFVGNTVYPDAILSRALGIKKGDTYNGVLLKERISDNTKPDPNDLSSLYQNNGYMFSTINPVEVSAENDTINFEIRIIEGKETFLDHVTVTGNDKTNDHVIFRELRTRPGQKYNKADIIRSIRELGALGYFDAESIKPDVLNPNPDAGTVDINYSVLEAGSSQIELQGGYGGGGFIGTLGLSFSNFSLKNIFNKDAYVPVPMGDGQTFSIRLQASRTYRVYSFNFSEPWLGGKKPVQFNMSLSRTQQFAYDYQENEVDKKRQFSISSISVGLAKRLKWPDDFFVASHSLAYQLYDFKDYNIGLFNFGNGSANAFSYTFGLSRESLAGGKIFPRGGSSFQFKFKATPPYSLFSDKDYKGLKEESDELQEARTTRNLTAYEQTRLEEIEEDRFKWLEFYKASFKGDWYTTLTGDLVLRSNAEFGFLGNYNNDIGNVPFERYFVGGDGLGNFTLDGRETIQLRGYENQSLTPVIASTNEQEGGVVYNKFSMELRYPITLKPSASIYALGFLEGGNSFSNFTEFNPFEIKRSAGVGLRIFMPAFGLLGIDFGYGFDKDNLPTSTEPSGWQTHFIIGQQF, from the coding sequence TTGGAAAAACTAGCGAACAACTCAACTAACACAACCAAAAGAACCATTACTTTTGGTTCTATTATTACCATCCTTTTTCTTTTTACTAACCTTATTGCTTATGGGCAAGAAGCATCTTATGAAGATGGTAAAAAGTATATTTTAGGTGGCTTAGAAATTACAGGCGTAAAAAGCTACAATGAGCAAACTGTAATAACGTTTACCGGTCTTAGGGTTGGACAACCAATTACACTTCCAGGAGAAGAAATTAGTGCTGTAATTAATAAGCTATGGGCTTTAGAGCTTTTTAGTGATATTAATTTTTATATCACAGACATTAAAGGAGAAGAAGTTTTTTTAGAACTTAATATAGTAGAGCGTCCTACGCTTACAGATGTTACTGTTTACGGAGTTAAAAAACGTAAAGTAGCAGATATAATAAATGACACAGACCTTAAGAAAGGCAAGAAAATAACACAAAGTCTTATTAATAACACAGAGAATTACTTAAAAAATAAGTACAAAAAACAAGGGTACTTAAACACTAAAGTAAACATTGCTACTGCTGTAGATACATCAGAAACCAATGCTCAAAAAATGGTTATTAATATTAAAAAAGGTGAAAAAGTAAAAATTAGTGACATTACTTTTGATGGTAATGAAGAAATGTCTGCAAAAAAATTACGTAAAGCACTTAAAAAGACCAAGAAAAAGAAATTTTATCGTTTTTGGAAAAAATCTAAATACATAGAGGAAGACTATAAAAATGACTTAACAACATTAATAGAAAAGTATGCAGAAAGTGGTTACAGAGATGCAAGAGTAATTTCTGATACTATTACTAATGTTAACGAAAATAATATTAAAATTAATATTAAGGTAGAAGAAGGTAATAAGTACTACTTTGGAGATATAGATTTTGTTGGTAACACCGTTTATCCAGATGCTATTTTAAGTAGAGCTTTAGGTATTAAAAAAGGAGATACTTATAATGGTGTTTTACTTAAGGAGAGAATTTCTGATAATACAAAACCAGATCCAAATGACCTAAGTAGCCTGTATCAAAACAATGGATATATGTTTTCTACAATTAACCCAGTAGAGGTTTCTGCAGAAAATGATACTATTAATTTTGAAATAAGAATTATAGAAGGAAAAGAAACGTTTTTAGATCATGTAACAGTTACAGGAAATGATAAAACTAATGACCACGTAATTTTTAGAGAATTAAGAACAAGACCTGGTCAAAAATATAACAAAGCAGATATAATTAGAAGTATTAGAGAGTTAGGAGCTCTTGGTTATTTTGATGCAGAAAGTATTAAGCCAGATGTTCTTAACCCTAACCCAGATGCTGGTACTGTAGATATTAACTATAGTGTTTTAGAAGCTGGCTCTAGTCAAATAGAATTACAAGGTGGCTACGGTGGCGGTGGTTTTATTGGTACGTTAGGGTTGTCATTTAGTAACTTCTCATTAAAAAATATTTTTAATAAAGATGCTTATGTTCCTGTGCCAATGGGGGACGGACAAACATTTTCTATAAGATTACAAGCAAGTAGAACTTACAGAGTGTATAGTTTTAATTTCTCTGAACCTTGGTTGGGAGGTAAAAAACCTGTACAATTTAATATGTCTTTATCTAGAACCCAACAATTTGCTTATGACTACCAGGAGAATGAAGTAGATAAAAAGAGACAGTTTTCAATATCTAGTATTTCTGTAGGTTTAGCAAAAAGATTAAAGTGGCCAGATGACTTTTTTGTTGCATCGCACTCTTTAGCATATCAATTGTATGACTTTAAAGATTACAATATAGGTTTGTTTAATTTTGGTAACGGTTCTGCAAATGCATTTTCTTACACATTTGGTTTGTCTAGAGAATCTTTAGCAGGTGGTAAAATATTTCCACGTGGTGGATCTAGTTTCCAGTTTAAATTTAAAGCAACACCACCTTATTCATTATTTTCAGATAAAGATTACAAAGGGTTAAAAGAGGAAAGTGATGAGTTGCAAGAGGCGCGTACTACAAGAAATTTAACAGCTTATGAGCAAACTCGTTTAGAAGAAATTGAGGAAGACAGATTTAAGTGGTTAGAATTTTATAAAGCTAGTTTTAAAGGAGATTGGTATACAACTTTAACAGGAGATTTAGTTTTACGTTCTAATGCAGAGTTTGGTTTCTTGGGTAATTATAATAATGATATAGGTAATGTTCCTTTTGAGCGTTATTTTGTTGGAGGTGATGGTTTAGGTAACTTTACTTTAGACGGAAGAGAAACAATACAATTAAGAGGATATGAAAACCAATCTTTAACGCCGGTAATTGCAAGTACTAACGAACAAGAAGGTGGTGTGGTTTACAATAAATTCTCTATGGAACTTAGATATCCTATAACATTAAAGCCTTCTGCATCTATTTATGCACTAGGATTTTTAGAAGGAGGTAACTCTTTCAGCAATTTTACTGAATTTAATCCGTTTGAAATAAAACGATCGGCCGGAGTAGGGTTGCGCATATTTATGCCAGCTTTTGGTCTATTGGGAATTGACTTTGGTTATGGGTTTGACAAGGATAACTTGCCAACCTCTACTGAACCAAGTGGATGGCAAACACACTTCATCATTGGTCAGCAGTTTTAA
- a CDS encoding OmpH family outer membrane protein — translation MKHLKKIAVAFVLFVATTAFVNAQSKVAHINVQQLLQEMPAMKQADAELKKLNETLGADIQASMTEARNKATQYQNEAASKTAEENAKREQEIMTYQKTIQTAQQAAQQELQKKQQELLAPIQESAMKAIEKVAAAQGYDYVIDASPGAGVLVAKGKDLLADVKKELNF, via the coding sequence ATGAAACATTTAAAGAAAATAGCAGTAGCATTTGTATTATTTGTAGCTACAACAGCATTTGTAAACGCACAGTCTAAAGTTGCGCATATTAATGTACAACAGTTGTTACAAGAGATGCCTGCAATGAAGCAAGCTGATGCAGAATTGAAAAAATTAAATGAAACTCTAGGTGCAGATATACAAGCAAGTATGACAGAAGCTAGAAATAAGGCTACACAGTACCAAAATGAAGCGGCTTCTAAAACTGCAGAAGAGAATGCTAAAAGAGAGCAAGAAATAATGACTTATCAAAAAACAATTCAAACTGCACAACAAGCTGCACAACAAGAATTGCAAAAAAAGCAACAAGAGTTGTTAGCTCCAATACAGGAGTCTGCAATGAAAGCTATAGAAAAAGTAGCAGCTGCTCAAGGTTATGATTACGTTATTGATGCTAGCCCTGGTGCTGGTGTTCTTGTAGCAAAAGGTAAAGATCTTTTAGCTGACGTTAAAAAAGAATTAAACTTCTAA
- a CDS encoding isoprenyl transferase, which produces MDTIEDLNKENIPDHLAIIMDGNGRWAKQKGKLRIFGHENGVKTVRKVVENCAKLGVGYLTLYTFSTENWNRPKLEVDTLMRILVSSLKKEVKTLNKNNIKLNAIGNLSLLPAKAGEELKNVMSKTSANTGMTLTLALSYGSRDEIRTAVQEISIKVKNNIISPENIDEIIINNHLYTQNLPDVDLLIRTSGEHRISNFLLWQIAYAELYFTDVLWPDFKEHHLVDAIKNYQNRERRFGKTSEQLN; this is translated from the coding sequence ATGGATACTATAGAAGATTTAAATAAAGAAAATATACCAGATCATTTAGCCATTATTATGGATGGTAATGGCAGATGGGCAAAGCAAAAAGGTAAACTACGTATTTTTGGCCATGAAAATGGAGTAAAAACTGTACGTAAAGTGGTAGAAAATTGTGCTAAATTGGGCGTGGGCTACTTAACATTGTATACTTTTTCTACAGAAAATTGGAATAGACCTAAGTTAGAAGTAGATACGCTTATGCGTATTTTGGTGTCTTCATTAAAGAAAGAAGTTAAAACTCTTAACAAAAATAACATAAAACTTAATGCAATAGGCAACTTAAGTTTATTGCCAGCAAAAGCAGGTGAAGAGCTAAAGAATGTTATGTCAAAAACCTCGGCAAACACTGGTATGACACTAACATTGGCACTAAGCTATGGTTCTAGGGATGAGATTAGAACAGCTGTTCAGGAAATTAGTATCAAAGTTAAAAATAATATAATTTCTCCCGAAAATATTGATGAAATCATTATTAATAACCATCTTTACACGCAAAATTTACCAGACGTAGATTTACTTATAAGAACTAGCGGTGAACACCGTATAAGTAATTTTTTACTTTGGCAAATAGCGTATGCAGAGCTGTACTTTACAGATGTTCTTTGGCCAGACTTTAAAGAACATCATTTAGTAGACGCAATTAAAAATTATCAGAACAGAGAACGAAGATTTGGAAAAACTAGCGAACAACTCAACTAA
- a CDS encoding thymidylate synthase, producing MKQYHDLLKHVQETGNQKGDRTGTGTISVFGYQMRFDLSKGFPMVTTKKLHLKSIIHELLWFLKGDTNIAYLQENGVRIWNEWADENGDLGPVYGHQWRNWNSEDIDQIKEVIETLKNNPNSRRMLVTAWNPSVLPDTSVSFSENVANGKAALPPCHAFFQFYVADGKLSCQLYQRSADIFLGVPFNIASYALFTMMMAQVCGYEAGDFIHTFGDAHIYNNHLEQVELQLSREPRALPKMIINPDVKNIFDFTFDDFTLEGYDPHPHIKGKVAI from the coding sequence ATGAAACAATATCACGACTTACTTAAACACGTACAAGAAACAGGTAACCAAAAAGGAGACCGTACAGGCACCGGAACAATAAGTGTTTTTGGATACCAAATGCGATTTGACCTTAGCAAAGGCTTTCCTATGGTTACCACAAAAAAACTGCATTTAAAATCTATCATTCACGAATTACTATGGTTTTTAAAGGGCGATACAAATATTGCTTACCTACAAGAAAACGGAGTTCGTATTTGGAATGAATGGGCAGATGAAAACGGAGATTTAGGTCCTGTTTACGGGCACCAATGGCGTAATTGGAATAGTGAAGATATTGATCAAATTAAAGAGGTAATTGAAACACTAAAAAACAATCCTAACAGCAGAAGAATGCTAGTTACAGCTTGGAATCCTAGTGTTTTACCAGACACCTCTGTTTCTTTCTCTGAAAATGTAGCAAATGGTAAAGCAGCACTACCACCTTGTCACGCATTTTTTCAATTTTATGTGGCAGATGGTAAATTATCATGTCAGTTATACCAAAGAAGCGCAGATATTTTTTTAGGAGTCCCTTTTAATATTGCTTCTTATGCCTTATTTACAATGATGATGGCACAAGTTTGCGGTTATGAAGCAGGAGACTTTATTCATACATTTGGAGACGCACACATATACAACAATCATTTAGAGCAAGTAGAATTACAATTAAGTAGAGAACCAAGGGCTTTACCTAAAATGATCATTAATCCTGATGTGAAAAATATTTTTGATTTTACTTTTGATGATTTTACATTAGAAGGTTATGATCCACACCCACACATTAAAGGAAAGGTAGCTATATAA
- a CDS encoding OmpH family outer membrane protein — protein sequence MKTKVLLILTTLLLSTSIFAQRGVRVAYVDMEYILENVEEYREATEQLASKVEKWKLEIEGEKKQIYDMRQTLLAEKVLLTNELIEEREEEIALLEKEMLQYQQDRFGPQGDLVMQKLRLVQPIQDQVFSEVQKIGKNKNYDFIFDKSADVVMLYAEKRNDISELVLRAISRTRKISAPKKSARSRFEDEEEEKPITEALRIRQEQAKEADAARAKSAEEKRAEQLKLREERKKAYEARRKKLLEEKAAKQKKTKEEKDDN from the coding sequence ATGAAAACAAAAGTTCTTTTAATTTTAACTACGTTGCTATTGTCAACTAGTATTTTTGCCCAAAGGGGAGTTAGGGTAGCCTATGTAGATATGGAATACATTTTAGAAAATGTAGAAGAATACAGAGAGGCTACAGAGCAACTTGCTAGTAAAGTTGAAAAATGGAAACTAGAAATAGAAGGTGAGAAGAAGCAGATTTATGATATGAGGCAAACCTTACTTGCTGAAAAAGTTTTATTAACTAATGAGTTAATTGAAGAGCGAGAAGAGGAAATTGCTTTGTTAGAAAAAGAAATGCTACAATACCAACAAGACAGGTTTGGTCCTCAAGGAGATTTGGTAATGCAAAAATTAAGATTGGTGCAGCCAATACAAGACCAAGTTTTTAGTGAGGTGCAAAAGATAGGAAAGAATAAAAATTACGATTTTATTTTTGATAAATCTGCAGATGTTGTAATGTTGTATGCAGAGAAAAGAAATGACATTAGTGAGTTGGTGCTTAGAGCAATTTCTAGAACCAGAAAAATTAGTGCACCTAAAAAAAGTGCTAGAAGTAGGTTTGAAGATGAAGAGGAAGAGAAGCCAATTACAGAAGCTTTAAGAATTAGACAAGAGCAAGCTAAAGAAGCAGATGCGGCAAGAGCAAAAAGTGCAGAAGAAAAGAGGGCAGAACAATTAAAATTAAGAGAAGAACGTAAAAAGGCTTACGAGGCTAGAAGAAAAAAGTTATTAGAAGAAAAAGCAGCTAAACAGAAGAAAACCAAAGAAGAAAAAGACGATAACTAA
- a CDS encoding dihydrofolate reductase, whose amino-acid sequence MQKIIAIAAAAENNALGKDNDLLWHLPDDFKRFKKITTGNPIVMGRKTFESFPKPLPNRKHIVITRDKNYTINYSNCVVVHSLEDALKATQQEETVFIIGGGEIYKLALEYTQKIELTRVHATFDADTFFPELNKENWEVVFEEYHPKDEKHKLDFTYLTYVRKC is encoded by the coding sequence GTGCAAAAAATAATTGCTATTGCTGCTGCGGCAGAAAACAATGCCTTAGGAAAAGACAATGATTTGCTTTGGCACTTGCCAGATGACTTTAAACGTTTTAAAAAAATCACTACAGGCAACCCAATTGTTATGGGCAGAAAAACTTTTGAGAGCTTCCCCAAACCCCTCCCTAACAGAAAGCATATAGTTATTACAAGAGACAAAAACTACACTATTAATTATAGCAATTGTGTGGTTGTACACTCTTTAGAGGACGCGTTAAAGGCCACCCAACAAGAAGAAACAGTGTTTATAATTGGCGGCGGAGAAATTTACAAGCTAGCTTTAGAGTACACGCAAAAAATAGAACTTACAAGGGTACACGCGACTTTTGACGCCGACACATTTTTTCCTGAACTAAATAAAGAAAATTGGGAAGTGGTTTTTGAAGAATACCACCCAAAAGATGAAAAACACAAATTAGATTTTACATATTTAACATATGTACGCAAATGCTAA
- the murI gene encoding glutamate racemase, whose translation MQNNPIGVFDSGVGGTSIWKEIHKLLPLENTIYLADSANAPYGKKSPEDILRLSIKNTELLLQHNCKIIVVACNTATTNAITYLRETYTNVSFIGIEPAIKPAVLQSNSKTVGVLATKGTLSSSLFHSTVKNHAEGIKIIEKEGEGLVPLIESGKATSVEAKDLLKTFLEPMLEQNIDYLVLGCTHYPYLIPVLKELLPAHVNIIDSGEAVARQTKAILERENLLNRGNVASSHKFYTNADVSILRSFLKGAKATVNVAYLDF comes from the coding sequence ATGCAAAACAATCCTATTGGTGTTTTTGACTCAGGAGTTGGTGGTACTTCTATTTGGAAAGAAATTCATAAATTACTTCCTTTAGAAAATACAATTTATTTAGCTGATAGTGCTAATGCACCCTACGGAAAAAAGTCACCAGAAGACATTTTAAGGCTTAGTATAAAAAACACTGAGCTTTTACTACAACACAACTGTAAAATAATTGTGGTTGCTTGTAATACTGCTACAACTAATGCAATTACGTATTTAAGAGAAACTTACACTAATGTTTCGTTCATAGGTATAGAGCCAGCTATAAAACCTGCTGTATTGCAGTCTAATTCTAAAACTGTGGGTGTTTTGGCTACAAAAGGAACATTGTCTAGTAGTTTGTTTCATAGTACTGTTAAAAACCACGCAGAAGGCATTAAAATAATAGAGAAAGAAGGAGAGGGGTTGGTTCCTTTAATAGAATCTGGAAAGGCTACTTCTGTAGAGGCAAAAGATTTGTTAAAAACATTTTTGGAGCCTATGCTAGAGCAAAATATAGATTACCTTGTTTTGGGTTGTACTCATTACCCTTATTTAATACCTGTGTTAAAAGAATTATTGCCTGCACATGTTAATATTATTGATTCTGGAGAGGCTGTTGCGAGGCAAACAAAAGCTATTCTAGAAAGAGAAAATTTGTTAAATAGAGGTAATGTAGCCTCTTCACATAAATTTTACACAAATGCAGATGTGTCTATTCTAAGATCTTTTTTAAAGGGAGCTAAAGCTACTGTAAATGTTGCGTATTTAGATTTTTAA